From Chaetodon auriga isolate fChaAug3 chromosome 10, fChaAug3.hap1, whole genome shotgun sequence, a single genomic window includes:
- the tbc1d22b gene encoding TBC1 domain family member 22B isoform X1, which produces MATENRINFWRRNAKVPGSVQPVYGAQHPPLDPRLRRTYPKDTKPKFNNLKSKKASSFHEFARSTNDAWDIDDEEDEDFLATPAPASLPSGQQSVSTQSQQQQNQAGDTETWDSHRPGPPRAEAEKLQDVQEEDTECEHVNGKVFRSSSDAHLNMSSVRSPLQKQHTLPARPIIPLVARISDQNASGAPPMTVREKSRLDKFKQLLASPNTDLEELRKHSWSGIPREVRPITWRLLSGYLPANKERRELVLKRKREEYFGFIEQYYHSRTDEHYKDTYRQIHIDIPRTNPLIPLFQQPAVQEVFERILFIWAIRHPASGYVQGINDLVTPFFVVFLSEFVTEDVESFEVAALPLDTQRNIEADSFWCMSKLLDGIQDNYTFAQPGIQNKVKALEELVSRIDEDIHNHFKRYEVEYLQFAFRWMNNLLMRELPLRCTIRLWDTYQAEAEGFSHFHLYVCAAFLIEWRKEILSMVDFQGLLMLLQNLPTIHWGNEEVGLLLAEAYRLKYMFADAPSHYKR; this is translated from the exons ATGGCCACCGAGAACAGGATCAATTTTTGGAGGAGAAACGCAAAGGTTCCCGGAAG TGTACAGCCAGTTTATGGAGCACAGCATCCACCTCTCGACCCACGATTGCGTCGCAC GTATCCCAAAGACACAAAGCCCAAGTTCAACAATCTCAAGTCTAAAAAGGCCTCTAGCTTCCATGAGTTTGCTCGTAGTACCAACGATGCGTGGGACATTGACGATGAAGAGGACGAGGATTTCCTCGCGACCCCCGCCCCTGCATCCCTGCCATCAGGCCAGCAGTCTGTGTCCACACAGAGCCAG cagcagcagaatcagGCCGGTGACACAGAAACGTGGGACTCACACAGACCGGGTCCTCCCAGGGCAGAAGCTGAAAAGCTCCAAGATGtacaggaggaggacacagagtgCGAGCATGTCAACGGCAAGGTTTTCAGGTCTAGTAGTGATGCCCACCTCAACATGTCCTCAG TTCGTTCCCCACTCCAGAAGCAACACACTCTCCCAGCTCGTCCCATCATCCCACTGGTGGCTCGTATCTCAGACCAGAATGCGTCAGGGGCACCGCCCATGACGGTGCGAGAGAAGAGCCGGCTGGATAAATTCAAGCAGCTGCTGGCTAGTCCCAACACTGACCTAG AGGAGCTCCGGAAGCACAGCTGGTCGGGCATCCCAAGAGAAGTCCGGCCAATCACGTGGAGACTTCTCTCT ggcTACCTCCCGGCCAACAAGGAGCGCAGAGAGCTGGTGCTAAAAAGGAAGCGGGAAGAATACTTTGGTTTCATAGAGCAGTATTACCACTCCAGAACAGACGAGCACTATAAAGACACATACAGACAG ATCCACATCGACATTCCTAGAACCAACCCTCTGATTCCCTTGTTCCAGCAGCCTGCAGTACAAGAG GTGTTTGAGCGTATTCTTTTTATCTGGGCCATCCGTCACCCAGCCAGCGGTTACGTCCAGGGGATCAATGATCTGGTCACACCCTTCTTTGTCGTCTTCCTGTCTGAGTTTGTCA CAGAGGATGTGGAGAGCTTTGAAGTGGCCGCGCTGCCTCTGGACACCCAGAGAAACATCGAAGCGGACAGCTTCTGGTGCATGAGCAAGCTGCTGGATGGAATACAG GACAACTATACCTTTGCTCAGCCTGGAATCCAGAACAAAGTGAAAGCTTTAGAAGAGCTGGTCAGCAGGATAGATG aGGACATTCACAATCATTTTAAGAGGTATGAGGTAGAGTATCTCCAGTTTGCTTTCCGGTGGATGAACAATCTGCTGATGAGGGAGCTGCCGCTTCGTTGCACTATCCGTCTCTGGGACACCTACCAG GCTGAAGCAGAGGGTTTCTCACACTTCCACCTATACGTATGTGCTGCTTTCCTCATTGAGTGGCGCAAAGAAATCCTCTCCATGGTTGACTTTCAG GGCCTTCTTATGCTACTGCAGAACCTTCCTACAATCCACTGGGGTAACGAGGAGGTGGGTCTCCTCCTGGCTGAAGCTTACAGACTGAAGTACATGTTTGCAGATGCGCCCAGCCACTACAAGAGATAG
- the tbc1d22b gene encoding TBC1 domain family member 22B isoform X3, giving the protein MATENRINFWRRNAKVPGSVQPVYGAQHPPLDPRLRRTYPKDTKPKFNNLKSKKASSFHEFARSTNDAWDIDDEEDEDFLATPAPASLPSGQQSVSTQSQQQQNQAGDTETWDSHRPGPPRAEAEKLQDVQEEDTECEHVNGKVFRSSSDAHLNMSSVRSPLQKQHTLPARPIIPLVARISDQNASGAPPMTVREKSRLDKFKQLLASPNTDLEELRKHSWSGIPREVRPITWRLLSGYLPANKERRELVLKRKREEYFGFIEQYYHSRTDEHYKDTYRQIHIDIPRTNPLIPLFQQPAVQEVFERILFIWAIRHPASGYVQGINDLVTPFFVVFLSEFVKDVESFEVAALPLDTQRNIEADSFWCMSKLLDGIQDNYTFAQPGIQNKVKALEELVSRIDEDIHNHFKRYEVEYLQFAFRWMNNLLMRELPLRCTIRLWDTYQAEAEGFSHFHLYVCAAFLIEWRKEILSMVDFQGLLMLLQNLPTIHWGNEEVGLLLAEAYRLKYMFADAPSHYKR; this is encoded by the exons ATGGCCACCGAGAACAGGATCAATTTTTGGAGGAGAAACGCAAAGGTTCCCGGAAG TGTACAGCCAGTTTATGGAGCACAGCATCCACCTCTCGACCCACGATTGCGTCGCAC GTATCCCAAAGACACAAAGCCCAAGTTCAACAATCTCAAGTCTAAAAAGGCCTCTAGCTTCCATGAGTTTGCTCGTAGTACCAACGATGCGTGGGACATTGACGATGAAGAGGACGAGGATTTCCTCGCGACCCCCGCCCCTGCATCCCTGCCATCAGGCCAGCAGTCTGTGTCCACACAGAGCCAG cagcagcagaatcagGCCGGTGACACAGAAACGTGGGACTCACACAGACCGGGTCCTCCCAGGGCAGAAGCTGAAAAGCTCCAAGATGtacaggaggaggacacagagtgCGAGCATGTCAACGGCAAGGTTTTCAGGTCTAGTAGTGATGCCCACCTCAACATGTCCTCAG TTCGTTCCCCACTCCAGAAGCAACACACTCTCCCAGCTCGTCCCATCATCCCACTGGTGGCTCGTATCTCAGACCAGAATGCGTCAGGGGCACCGCCCATGACGGTGCGAGAGAAGAGCCGGCTGGATAAATTCAAGCAGCTGCTGGCTAGTCCCAACACTGACCTAG AGGAGCTCCGGAAGCACAGCTGGTCGGGCATCCCAAGAGAAGTCCGGCCAATCACGTGGAGACTTCTCTCT ggcTACCTCCCGGCCAACAAGGAGCGCAGAGAGCTGGTGCTAAAAAGGAAGCGGGAAGAATACTTTGGTTTCATAGAGCAGTATTACCACTCCAGAACAGACGAGCACTATAAAGACACATACAGACAG ATCCACATCGACATTCCTAGAACCAACCCTCTGATTCCCTTGTTCCAGCAGCCTGCAGTACAAGAG GTGTTTGAGCGTATTCTTTTTATCTGGGCCATCCGTCACCCAGCCAGCGGTTACGTCCAGGGGATCAATGATCTGGTCACACCCTTCTTTGTCGTCTTCCTGTCTGAGTTTGTCA AGGATGTGGAGAGCTTTGAAGTGGCCGCGCTGCCTCTGGACACCCAGAGAAACATCGAAGCGGACAGCTTCTGGTGCATGAGCAAGCTGCTGGATGGAATACAG GACAACTATACCTTTGCTCAGCCTGGAATCCAGAACAAAGTGAAAGCTTTAGAAGAGCTGGTCAGCAGGATAGATG aGGACATTCACAATCATTTTAAGAGGTATGAGGTAGAGTATCTCCAGTTTGCTTTCCGGTGGATGAACAATCTGCTGATGAGGGAGCTGCCGCTTCGTTGCACTATCCGTCTCTGGGACACCTACCAG GCTGAAGCAGAGGGTTTCTCACACTTCCACCTATACGTATGTGCTGCTTTCCTCATTGAGTGGCGCAAAGAAATCCTCTCCATGGTTGACTTTCAG GGCCTTCTTATGCTACTGCAGAACCTTCCTACAATCCACTGGGGTAACGAGGAGGTGGGTCTCCTCCTGGCTGAAGCTTACAGACTGAAGTACATGTTTGCAGATGCGCCCAGCCACTACAAGAGATAG
- the tbc1d22b gene encoding TBC1 domain family member 22B isoform X2: protein MATENRINFWRRNAKVPGSVQPVYGAQHPPLDPRLRRTYPKDTKPKFNNLKSKKASSFHEFARSTNDAWDIDDEEDEDFLATPAPASLPSGQQSVSTQSQQQNQAGDTETWDSHRPGPPRAEAEKLQDVQEEDTECEHVNGKVFRSSSDAHLNMSSVRSPLQKQHTLPARPIIPLVARISDQNASGAPPMTVREKSRLDKFKQLLASPNTDLEELRKHSWSGIPREVRPITWRLLSGYLPANKERRELVLKRKREEYFGFIEQYYHSRTDEHYKDTYRQIHIDIPRTNPLIPLFQQPAVQEVFERILFIWAIRHPASGYVQGINDLVTPFFVVFLSEFVTEDVESFEVAALPLDTQRNIEADSFWCMSKLLDGIQDNYTFAQPGIQNKVKALEELVSRIDEDIHNHFKRYEVEYLQFAFRWMNNLLMRELPLRCTIRLWDTYQAEAEGFSHFHLYVCAAFLIEWRKEILSMVDFQGLLMLLQNLPTIHWGNEEVGLLLAEAYRLKYMFADAPSHYKR, encoded by the exons ATGGCCACCGAGAACAGGATCAATTTTTGGAGGAGAAACGCAAAGGTTCCCGGAAG TGTACAGCCAGTTTATGGAGCACAGCATCCACCTCTCGACCCACGATTGCGTCGCAC GTATCCCAAAGACACAAAGCCCAAGTTCAACAATCTCAAGTCTAAAAAGGCCTCTAGCTTCCATGAGTTTGCTCGTAGTACCAACGATGCGTGGGACATTGACGATGAAGAGGACGAGGATTTCCTCGCGACCCCCGCCCCTGCATCCCTGCCATCAGGCCAGCAGTCTGTGTCCACACAGAGCCAG cagcagaatcagGCCGGTGACACAGAAACGTGGGACTCACACAGACCGGGTCCTCCCAGGGCAGAAGCTGAAAAGCTCCAAGATGtacaggaggaggacacagagtgCGAGCATGTCAACGGCAAGGTTTTCAGGTCTAGTAGTGATGCCCACCTCAACATGTCCTCAG TTCGTTCCCCACTCCAGAAGCAACACACTCTCCCAGCTCGTCCCATCATCCCACTGGTGGCTCGTATCTCAGACCAGAATGCGTCAGGGGCACCGCCCATGACGGTGCGAGAGAAGAGCCGGCTGGATAAATTCAAGCAGCTGCTGGCTAGTCCCAACACTGACCTAG AGGAGCTCCGGAAGCACAGCTGGTCGGGCATCCCAAGAGAAGTCCGGCCAATCACGTGGAGACTTCTCTCT ggcTACCTCCCGGCCAACAAGGAGCGCAGAGAGCTGGTGCTAAAAAGGAAGCGGGAAGAATACTTTGGTTTCATAGAGCAGTATTACCACTCCAGAACAGACGAGCACTATAAAGACACATACAGACAG ATCCACATCGACATTCCTAGAACCAACCCTCTGATTCCCTTGTTCCAGCAGCCTGCAGTACAAGAG GTGTTTGAGCGTATTCTTTTTATCTGGGCCATCCGTCACCCAGCCAGCGGTTACGTCCAGGGGATCAATGATCTGGTCACACCCTTCTTTGTCGTCTTCCTGTCTGAGTTTGTCA CAGAGGATGTGGAGAGCTTTGAAGTGGCCGCGCTGCCTCTGGACACCCAGAGAAACATCGAAGCGGACAGCTTCTGGTGCATGAGCAAGCTGCTGGATGGAATACAG GACAACTATACCTTTGCTCAGCCTGGAATCCAGAACAAAGTGAAAGCTTTAGAAGAGCTGGTCAGCAGGATAGATG aGGACATTCACAATCATTTTAAGAGGTATGAGGTAGAGTATCTCCAGTTTGCTTTCCGGTGGATGAACAATCTGCTGATGAGGGAGCTGCCGCTTCGTTGCACTATCCGTCTCTGGGACACCTACCAG GCTGAAGCAGAGGGTTTCTCACACTTCCACCTATACGTATGTGCTGCTTTCCTCATTGAGTGGCGCAAAGAAATCCTCTCCATGGTTGACTTTCAG GGCCTTCTTATGCTACTGCAGAACCTTCCTACAATCCACTGGGGTAACGAGGAGGTGGGTCTCCTCCTGGCTGAAGCTTACAGACTGAAGTACATGTTTGCAGATGCGCCCAGCCACTACAAGAGATAG
- the tbc1d22b gene encoding TBC1 domain family member 22B isoform X4, translating to MATENRINFWRRNAKVPGRYPKDTKPKFNNLKSKKASSFHEFARSTNDAWDIDDEEDEDFLATPAPASLPSGQQSVSTQSQQQQNQAGDTETWDSHRPGPPRAEAEKLQDVQEEDTECEHVNGKVFRSSSDAHLNMSSVRSPLQKQHTLPARPIIPLVARISDQNASGAPPMTVREKSRLDKFKQLLASPNTDLEELRKHSWSGIPREVRPITWRLLSGYLPANKERRELVLKRKREEYFGFIEQYYHSRTDEHYKDTYRQIHIDIPRTNPLIPLFQQPAVQEVFERILFIWAIRHPASGYVQGINDLVTPFFVVFLSEFVTEDVESFEVAALPLDTQRNIEADSFWCMSKLLDGIQDNYTFAQPGIQNKVKALEELVSRIDEDIHNHFKRYEVEYLQFAFRWMNNLLMRELPLRCTIRLWDTYQAEAEGFSHFHLYVCAAFLIEWRKEILSMVDFQGLLMLLQNLPTIHWGNEEVGLLLAEAYRLKYMFADAPSHYKR from the exons ATGGCCACCGAGAACAGGATCAATTTTTGGAGGAGAAACGCAAAGGTTCCCGGAAG GTATCCCAAAGACACAAAGCCCAAGTTCAACAATCTCAAGTCTAAAAAGGCCTCTAGCTTCCATGAGTTTGCTCGTAGTACCAACGATGCGTGGGACATTGACGATGAAGAGGACGAGGATTTCCTCGCGACCCCCGCCCCTGCATCCCTGCCATCAGGCCAGCAGTCTGTGTCCACACAGAGCCAG cagcagcagaatcagGCCGGTGACACAGAAACGTGGGACTCACACAGACCGGGTCCTCCCAGGGCAGAAGCTGAAAAGCTCCAAGATGtacaggaggaggacacagagtgCGAGCATGTCAACGGCAAGGTTTTCAGGTCTAGTAGTGATGCCCACCTCAACATGTCCTCAG TTCGTTCCCCACTCCAGAAGCAACACACTCTCCCAGCTCGTCCCATCATCCCACTGGTGGCTCGTATCTCAGACCAGAATGCGTCAGGGGCACCGCCCATGACGGTGCGAGAGAAGAGCCGGCTGGATAAATTCAAGCAGCTGCTGGCTAGTCCCAACACTGACCTAG AGGAGCTCCGGAAGCACAGCTGGTCGGGCATCCCAAGAGAAGTCCGGCCAATCACGTGGAGACTTCTCTCT ggcTACCTCCCGGCCAACAAGGAGCGCAGAGAGCTGGTGCTAAAAAGGAAGCGGGAAGAATACTTTGGTTTCATAGAGCAGTATTACCACTCCAGAACAGACGAGCACTATAAAGACACATACAGACAG ATCCACATCGACATTCCTAGAACCAACCCTCTGATTCCCTTGTTCCAGCAGCCTGCAGTACAAGAG GTGTTTGAGCGTATTCTTTTTATCTGGGCCATCCGTCACCCAGCCAGCGGTTACGTCCAGGGGATCAATGATCTGGTCACACCCTTCTTTGTCGTCTTCCTGTCTGAGTTTGTCA CAGAGGATGTGGAGAGCTTTGAAGTGGCCGCGCTGCCTCTGGACACCCAGAGAAACATCGAAGCGGACAGCTTCTGGTGCATGAGCAAGCTGCTGGATGGAATACAG GACAACTATACCTTTGCTCAGCCTGGAATCCAGAACAAAGTGAAAGCTTTAGAAGAGCTGGTCAGCAGGATAGATG aGGACATTCACAATCATTTTAAGAGGTATGAGGTAGAGTATCTCCAGTTTGCTTTCCGGTGGATGAACAATCTGCTGATGAGGGAGCTGCCGCTTCGTTGCACTATCCGTCTCTGGGACACCTACCAG GCTGAAGCAGAGGGTTTCTCACACTTCCACCTATACGTATGTGCTGCTTTCCTCATTGAGTGGCGCAAAGAAATCCTCTCCATGGTTGACTTTCAG GGCCTTCTTATGCTACTGCAGAACCTTCCTACAATCCACTGGGGTAACGAGGAGGTGGGTCTCCTCCTGGCTGAAGCTTACAGACTGAAGTACATGTTTGCAGATGCGCCCAGCCACTACAAGAGATAG
- the LOC143326478 gene encoding uncharacterized protein LOC143326478 gives MDGVSWSTTRAHESFSRSRTAADTLSKLASFIARADTKQHTRSERRQPSHLPAYVCPECGKCFPYATELLHHQELKHTLPKPHRCPSCGQEFSLRSSLLLHKCDHDFSPCELCHGESPLSSPCPACMTHTTDPGRPQSKSPHCQPHLLDTSPYACAPCGRGFSQKQALLHHQQAGCSEPRSPSDIVDASSLPDDSPPVSEGDSTRSDSSDAPGSSSTIVNRCQFCMRAFRTEAGLTRHEQTNHSEERLMAPQGQKTKGDTTGEEARKGGNVKVNGDPVKRPKSQKKCMNCRSCDMVFRTTSKLYLHRKEKHSREKSMRREPRPVMSKRRKADAYPCQVCGKVFFHHLSLRAHYRQHTASSFPTIKNKSLSVGCTTKDPKFSESTPNKVKTSLADNKTVRAGPGKPRKVARLETKVTDPERCREVPEVEEVLEEEEVEREFPCPSCAEVFSLQSQLREHVELHQSSVRRRQCSVCTNEMDTCKWLGSKRQRLYHCVPCQQGFSTLDCFLEHCQEHLRVRVEEDSVTEGYTHQASKA, from the coding sequence ATGGATGGAGTCAGCTGGAGCACCACAAGGGCCCACGAGTCGTTCAGCCGCTccaggacagcagcagacactctGTCGAAGCTCGCCAGCTTCATTGCACGGGCTGACAccaaacaacacacacgcagcgAGAGGCGCCAACCATCCCACCTGCCCGCATATGTGTGTCCGGAATGTGGAAAGTGCTTCCCTTATgcgacagagctgctgcaccacCAAGAACTGAAACACACGTTACCCAAGCCTCACCGGTGTCCCTCTTGTGGACAGGAGTTCTCCCTGAGGTCGTCCTTACTGCTACATAAGTGTGATCATGATTTCTCCCCTTGTGAGCTTTGTCATGGAGAATCACCGCTCAGTTCTCCGTGTCCTGCATGTATGACTCACACCACAGATCCTGGCAGGCCGCAGAGCAAGTCCCCTCACTGCCAGCCTCACCTCCTGGACACTAGCCCTTATGCATGTGCCCCATGCGGGAGAGGCTTCAGCCAGAAGCAGGCTCTGCTGCACCATCAGCAGGCTGGTTGTAGTGAACCACGATCCCCATCAGATATAGTTGATGCCAGTAGCCTTCCAGATGATTCTCCACCAGTTTCTGAGGGAGACTCGACCCGCTCTGACTCCTCGGACGCCCCAGGTTCCAGCAGCACAATTGTCAATAGGTGCCAGTTTTGCATGAGAGCCTTCCGCACAGAGGCTGGACTGACACGCCATGAGCAGACCAACCATTCAGAGGAGCGACTGATGGCTCCACAGGGCCAGAAGACCAAAGGAGACACTACTGGTGAAGAAGcaagaaaaggagggaatgtCAAGGTGAATGGAGATCCAGTTAAAAGGCCCAAATCCCAAAAGAAGTGCATGAACTGTCGCTCTTGTGACATGGTTTTCAGAACCACCTCCAAGCTGTACCTGCACAGAAAAgagaagcacagcagagagaaaagcatgAGGAGAGAGCCAAGGCCAGTCATGAGCAAGCGCAGGAAAGCAGACGCGTATCCGTGTCAGGTCTGCGGAAAAGTCTTCTTCCATCATTTGTCACTTAGGGCTCATTACAGACAGCACACAGCCTCAAGCTTCCCCacaatcaaaaataaaagcctgtctgtAGGATGTACCACCAAAGACCCAAAGTTTTCAGAAAGTACACCAAATAAAGTCAAAACCAGCCTCGCAGATAACAAGACAGTTAGGGCGGGTCCAGGGAAGCCCAGGAAGGTGGCCAGATTAGAGACCAAGGTTACCGATccagagagatgcagagaagTGCCTGAAgtggaggaggtgctggaggaggaggaggttgagAGAGAGTTCCCATGCCCCTCCTGTGCAGaggttttctctctgcagtcgCAGCTAAGGGAGCACGTGGAGCTCCATCAGTCGTCCGTGAGGAGGAgacagtgcagtgtgtgcacaAACGAGATGGACACCTGTAAATGGCTGGGCTCAAAGAGACAGAGGCTGTACCACTGTGTGCCCTGCCAGCAGGGTTTCTCAACACTGGACTGTTTCCTAGAGCACTGTCAGGAGCACCTGCgagtcagggtggaggaggacagcgtCACAGAGGGCTACACACATCAGGCCAGCAAAGCCTGA
- the snrpg gene encoding small nuclear ribonucleoprotein G: MSKAHPPELKKFMDKKLSLKLNGGRHVQGILRGFDPFMNLVVDDSLEIGPGGQQNSIGMVVIRGNSIIMLEALERV, from the exons ATGAGTAAAGCACACCCACCCGAGTTGAAGAA gtTCATGGACAAGAAGCTTTCAT TGAAGCTGAATGGAGGCAGACATGTGCAGGGCATCCTGCGGGGGTTTGACCCCTTTATGAACCTGGTGGTGGATGACTCTCTGGAGATTGGCCCTGGAGGACAGCAGAACAGCATCGGCATGGTG GTCATTAGAGGAAACAGCATCATCATGTTGGAGGCCTTGGAGAGAGTATga
- the plpbp gene encoding pyridoxal phosphate homeostasis protein, with translation MWKVAMSEEVGKALQSVVERVNQAAARRPKTLPAVSPRLVAVSKTKPPDMVVEAYRQGQRNFGENYVNELVDKASDPLILDSCPEIKWHFIGHLQKNNVNKLLGVPNLFLVETIDSMKLADKVNSSWQRIRGASTQRLKVMLQINTSGEQSKHGLPPEETVTTVRHIVSQCSALHFSGLMTIGRYGYDLTLGPNPDFQMLLSRRQELCDNLKMPLEEVELSMGMSTDFEHAIEVGATNVRVGSIIFGNREYPNSAANTPNPSPVPSPEKSSKTVSEEAAKKMQHLTVSEH, from the exons ATGTGGAAAGTAGCAATGTCGGAGGAGGTTGGGAAGGCGCTGCAGTCGGTGGTGGAGCGGGTGAACCAGGCGGCAGCACGTCGGCCCAAG ACACTACCTGCTGTGTCGCCTCGCCTCGTAGCTGTCAGCAAGACAAAACCCCCAGACATGGTTGTGGAGGCCTACCGACAAGGGCAGCGTAACTTTGGAGAAAATTAT GTTAATGAACTTGTAGACAAAGCCTCAGATCCTCTG ATTTTAGACTCCTGTCCAGAAATCAAGTGGCACTTTATCGGCCATCTACAGAAGAATAATGTCAACAAGCTTTTGG GCGTCCCAAACCTGTTCCTTGTGGAAACCATTGACTCGATGAAACTGGCTGACAAAGTCAACAGCTCATGGCAGCGAATCAGAGGAGCCAGCACgcagaggttaaaggtcatgTTGCAGATTAACACCAGTGGAGAGCAGA GTAAACACGGCCTGCCACCAGAGGAGACGGTGACCACAGTCAGACACATTGTGTCCCAGTGCTCTGCCCTGCACTTCTCCGGACTCATGACCATCGGGCGCTATGGCTACGACCTCACCCTGGGCCCCAACCCAGACTTTCAG ATGCTGCTGAGCCGCAGACAGGAGCTGTGTGACAATCTGAAGATGCctctggaggaggtggagctcaGCATGGGTATGTCCACAGATTTTGAACATGCG ATCGAGGTGGGCGCCACCAATGTGCGAGTGGGTAGCATTATATTCGGCAACAGGGAGTATCCCAACAGTGCAGCGAATACTCCGAATCCCAGCCCCGTTCCCAGCCCGGAGAAGTCCTCCAAGACGGTGTCAGAAGAGGCCGCCAAGAAGATGCAGCACCTCACCGTGTCTGAACACTAA